One segment of Leptodactylus fuscus isolate aLepFus1 chromosome 7, aLepFus1.hap2, whole genome shotgun sequence DNA contains the following:
- the GALNS gene encoding N-acetylgalactosamine-6-sulfatase isoform X2 — translation MIGRYYEDLHIDHKTGESNLTQIYLKEAITFINKYGTSKQPFFMYWAIDATHAPVYASSSFLGTSRRGLYGDAVREIDFSIGKILELLKNMGIAKETFVFFTSDNGAALISAPNQGGSNSPFLCGKQTTFEGGMRVPGIAWWPGHLAAGQVSYQLANIMDLFTTSLVLAGLEPPADRQIDGIDLSPVILEGKEIERAIFYYRGNELMAVRLGPYKAHYWTWSNSWEELSQGINFCPGQNVTGVTTHDQVEYVKPLLFHLGRDPGEKYAIRTSSAEYQTAMLEISLVVRQHKDTMIPGEPQLNVCDLAVMNWSPLGCEKIGKCLTPPESKPWKCVWPH, via the exons ATGATTGGAAG ATATTATGAAGATCTACATATTGATCACAAGACGGGGGAGTCCAACTTAACGCAGATATACTTAAAG GAAGCCATAACTTTTATTAACAAGTATGGGACTTCTAAGCAGCCGTTCTTTATGTACTGGGCCATTGATGCCACTCATGCTCCTGTCTACGCCTCCAGTTCCTTTCTGGGAACAAGTCGCCGAGGACT GTATGGAGATGCAGTACGTGAGATCGACTTCAGCATAGGAAAGATATTGGAACTTCTAAAGAACATGGGAATTGCAAAGGAAACCTTTGTGTTTTTCACATCTGACAATGGCGCTGCACTCATCTCTGCTCCAAACCAAG GTGGCAGTAACTCCCCTTTCCTTTGTGGGAAACAGACaacatttgagggtggtatgaggGTGCCTGGCATTGCCTGGTGGCCAGGACATTTGGCTGCTGGTCAG GTGAGCTACCAGCTGGCCAACATTATGGATCTCTTTACAACCAGCTTGGTCCTGGCAGGATTGGAGCCTCCTGCAGACAGACAAATAGATGGCATTGATCTGTCACCTGTTATTCTGGAGGGCAAAGAAATTGAGAG GGCAATATTCTATTACCGTGGCAATGAGCTCATGGCAGTCCGGTTAGGGCCATACAAGGCACATTACTGGACCTGGAGTAACTCATGGGAGGAACTGTCCCAG GGTATTAATTTCTGTCCAGGACAGAATGTTACTGGTGTAACAACACATGACCAAGTGGAGTATGTCAAGCCTCTCTTGTTCCACTTGGGAAGGGACCCTGGTGAGAAGTACGCCATAAG AACATCAAGTGCTGAGTATCAGACTGCAATGTTAGAGATTTCCCTTGTGGTTCGTCAGCACAAAGACACTATGATTCCAGGGGAACCTCAGCTCAATGTGTGTGACCTGGCTGTTATG AACTGGTCACCCCTTGGATGTGAGAAGATTGGGAAGTGTCTGACCCCTCCAGAGTCAAAACCATGGAAATGTGTCTGGCCCCACTGA
- the GALNS gene encoding N-acetylgalactosamine-6-sulfatase isoform X1 — translation MFPVFSLVVLYLFRPVLATNGTRPNIILLLMDDMGWGDLGVFGEPSKETPNIDRMAAEGILFPDFYTANPLCSPSRASLLTGRLPIRNGFYTTNDHARNAYTPQEIMGGIPDSEVLLPELLKKAGYMNKIIGKWHLGHRTKFHPLSHGFDEWFGSPNCHFGPYDNVERPNIPVYKDWEMIGRYYEDLHIDHKTGESNLTQIYLKEAITFINKYGTSKQPFFMYWAIDATHAPVYASSSFLGTSRRGLYGDAVREIDFSIGKILELLKNMGIAKETFVFFTSDNGAALISAPNQGGSNSPFLCGKQTTFEGGMRVPGIAWWPGHLAAGQVSYQLANIMDLFTTSLVLAGLEPPADRQIDGIDLSPVILEGKEIERAIFYYRGNELMAVRLGPYKAHYWTWSNSWEELSQGINFCPGQNVTGVTTHDQVEYVKPLLFHLGRDPGEKYAIRTSSAEYQTAMLEISLVVRQHKDTMIPGEPQLNVCDLAVMNWSPLGCEKIGKCLTPPESKPWKCVWPH, via the exons ATGTTTCCTGTATTCTCTCTGGTGGTTCTGTATCTTTTCAGGCCTGTCCTGGCAACTAATGGGACTCGGCCTAACATTATCCTACTGCTGATGGATGAT ATGGGATGGGGAGATCTTGGTGTGTTCGGAGAACCTTCCAAAGAGACTCCTAATATAGATCGGATGGCAGCAGAGGGCATCCTTTTCCCAGATTTCTATACTGCTAACCCATTGTGCTCCCCAT ccAGAGCATCATTACTAACTGGACGTCTTCCAATACGGAACGGTTTTTATACTACAAATGATCATGCCAGGAATG CTTACACACCACAAGAGATAATGGGTGGGATTCCTGATTCTGAGGTGCTGCTCCCAGAACTGCTGAAGAAGGCTGGATACATGAATAAAATTATCGGCAAATG GCATTTAGGACACAGAACAAAATTTCACCCGCTGAGTCATGGTTTTGACGAATGGTTTGGTtccccaaactgccattttggacCTTATGATAACGTAGAAAGGCCAAATATACCAGTGTACAAGGACTGGGAGATGATTGGAAG ATATTATGAAGATCTACATATTGATCACAAGACGGGGGAGTCCAACTTAACGCAGATATACTTAAAG GAAGCCATAACTTTTATTAACAAGTATGGGACTTCTAAGCAGCCGTTCTTTATGTACTGGGCCATTGATGCCACTCATGCTCCTGTCTACGCCTCCAGTTCCTTTCTGGGAACAAGTCGCCGAGGACT GTATGGAGATGCAGTACGTGAGATCGACTTCAGCATAGGAAAGATATTGGAACTTCTAAAGAACATGGGAATTGCAAAGGAAACCTTTGTGTTTTTCACATCTGACAATGGCGCTGCACTCATCTCTGCTCCAAACCAAG GTGGCAGTAACTCCCCTTTCCTTTGTGGGAAACAGACaacatttgagggtggtatgaggGTGCCTGGCATTGCCTGGTGGCCAGGACATTTGGCTGCTGGTCAG GTGAGCTACCAGCTGGCCAACATTATGGATCTCTTTACAACCAGCTTGGTCCTGGCAGGATTGGAGCCTCCTGCAGACAGACAAATAGATGGCATTGATCTGTCACCTGTTATTCTGGAGGGCAAAGAAATTGAGAG GGCAATATTCTATTACCGTGGCAATGAGCTCATGGCAGTCCGGTTAGGGCCATACAAGGCACATTACTGGACCTGGAGTAACTCATGGGAGGAACTGTCCCAG GGTATTAATTTCTGTCCAGGACAGAATGTTACTGGTGTAACAACACATGACCAAGTGGAGTATGTCAAGCCTCTCTTGTTCCACTTGGGAAGGGACCCTGGTGAGAAGTACGCCATAAG AACATCAAGTGCTGAGTATCAGACTGCAATGTTAGAGATTTCCCTTGTGGTTCGTCAGCACAAAGACACTATGATTCCAGGGGAACCTCAGCTCAATGTGTGTGACCTGGCTGTTATG AACTGGTCACCCCTTGGATGTGAGAAGATTGGGAAGTGTCTGACCCCTCCAGAGTCAAAACCATGGAAATGTGTCTGGCCCCACTGA